A portion of the Glycine max cultivar Williams 82 chromosome 10, Glycine_max_v4.0, whole genome shotgun sequence genome contains these proteins:
- the LOC100807857 gene encoding polyadenylation and cleavage factor homolog 4 — protein sequence MENSRRPFDRSREPGPKKPRLMEELDRASNSGARQFHQRQVASGITTLSSARFRTNDRDLESSDFGRRGGAGGGGGGYQPQPLPFQELVAQYKAALAELTFNSKPIITNLTIIAGENQAAEKAIAATVCANILEVPSDQKLPSLYLLDSIVKNIGRDYIKYFAARLPEVFIKAYRQVDPSVHQSMRHLFGTWKGVFPPQTLQVIEKELGFTPAVNGSSSASATLRSDSQSQRPPHSIHVNPKYLERQRLQQSSRTKGVVDDITGAISNTNDDPEMPGRTLGVGRPWVDPSVTVNIHSRENEQCAHRGAFNDSVLEKSIGASYGSNEYGSNISRNLGLGIRRPGGRVTESGHDKSWYSKSGVVAGTMSGQGNGLGLKYSFLNTEAPKSMILDVHHQPTQNISSTRTSVISASWKNSEEEEYTWDEMNSGLTVHGASTVSNLSKNSWTADDENLEAEDCLEIRNPFRANVDREMSIESQATEKKQLPSSHHHPSLSWQLQEQQSIDELNRKAGHSDRFVSTHGAIPANANSSAARMVNQPFLSNATIGLPGIAGQFHSLGAENPSGQSPLQQRSPSPPGPFSSTTFQARHQHQLGSSHNEVTVKTEKPPMSEVPLARETKSNLDTGNLPSRLGVRPSRSGGPSPATLISSVSKIASPSSLGPSSDNVSVLPKIPLRKAGPPRASTLPPASSNVSSASAQTSSDTNNTLNPIANLLSSLVAKGLISAETESPAKVPSELLTRLEEQSDSITTTSSLPVASVSGSATVPVPSTKDEVDDTARTPISLSESTSPGIRNLIGLEFKPDVIREFHSSVVSGLFDNFPHQCSICGHKLRFQEQFNRHLKWHATRESEENGLISASRWYLKSNDWILGKAEYPSENEFTDSVDTYGKEADKSQEDAMVLADEKQCLCVLCGELFEDFYCQETGEWMFKGAVYLANSDSKSEMGIRDVSTGRGPIIHASCLSDNSVSSVLETGQD from the exons ATGGAGAATTCGCGTAGACCGTTCGATAGATCGCGAGAACCGGGTCCGAAGAAGCCCCGGTTGATGGAAGAGCTGGATCGGGCTTCGAATTCGGGTGCCCGACAGTTTCATCAGCGACAAGTGGCTTCTGGGATCACCACGTTGTCGTCTGCAAGGTTTAGAACAAACGACAGAGATCTTGAAAGCAGTGATTTTGGTCGCCGGGGCGGTGCCGGTGGCGGTGGCGGCGGTTATCAGCCGCAGCCACTGCCATTTCAGGAGCTTGTGGCTCAGTATAAGGCAGCTCTTGCAGAACTTACTTTCAACTCGAAACCGATAATTACCAACTTGACTATCATTGCAGGGGAGAATCAAGCTGCGGAGAAGGCCATTGCAGCCACTGTTTGTGCTAACATTCTAGAG GTTCCTAGTGATCAAAAGCTGCCATCACTTTATCTCTTAGACAGTATTGTTAAGAATATTGGGCGGGATTATATAAAATACTTTGCTGCCAGGCTACCTGAG GTATTCATCAAAGCATACAGACAGGTTGATCCTTCTGTCCATCAAAGTATGAGGCATCTTTTTGGAACTTGGAAAGGAGTCTTTCCTCCTCAGACCCTTCAGGTTATTGAGAAGGAATTGGGCTTCACTCCTGCAGTCAATGGCTCATCTTCTGCTTCTGCTACACTCAGGAGTGATTCACAGTCACAACGTCCACCTCATAGTATCCATGTGAATCCCAAATACTTAGAAAGACAGCGTCTACAGCAGTCCAGCAGG ACTAAAGGAGTTGTTGATGATATCACTGGAGCGATTTCAAATACAAATGATGACCCAGAGATGCCTGGTAGAACTTTGGGCGTTGGACGACCATGGGTGGATCCTAGTGTTACTGTTAACATCCATTCACGTGAA AATGAGCAATGCGCTCACAGAGGTGCATTCAATGATTCTGTTCTGGAAAAGAGCATTGGTGCATCCTATGGAAGCAATGAATATGGTTCCAATATTTCAAGGAATTTGGGCTTGGGTATCCGCCGACCTGGTGGTAGGGTGACTGAGTCAGGACATGACAAAAGTTGGTACAGCAAATCTGGTGTCGTTGCAGGGACCATGTCTGGGCAAGGAAATGGTTTAGGTCTTAAGTATAGTTTTTTGAATACTGAAGCACCAAAGTCCATGATTTTGGATGTGCATCATCAGCCTACACAGAACATAAGTAGCACACGTACCAGTGTGATCTCTGCGAGCTGGAAAAATTCTGAGGAAGAGGAGTACACATGGGATGAGATGAACTCTGGCCTGACTGTTCATGGTGCATCCACTGTTAGCAACTTGAGCAAAAATAGTTGGACTGCTGATGATGAGAATTTG GAAGCTGAAGATTGCCTCGAAATCAGAAATCCTTTTCGGGCTAATGTTGATAGAGAAATGTCCATTGAATCTCAAGCCACTGAAAAGAAACAATTACCTTCATCTCATCATCATCCATCACTATCATGGCAATTGCAGGAGCAGCAATCTATTGATGAATTGAATCGGAAGGCAGGTCACTCGGACAGATTTGTGTCCACACATGGTGCCATACCAGCCAATGCAAATTCTTCTGCTGCCAGGATGGTCAATCAGCCTTTCCTGTCAAATGCAACAATAGGATTGCCAGGAATTGCAGGCCAATTTCATTCTTTGGGAGCTGAAAACCCTTCAGGGCAGTCACCTTTACAACAAAGGTCTCCGTCACCGCCA GGTCCATTCTCTTCAACGACTTTTCAGGCAAGGCATCAGCACCAACTGGGCTCTTCTCACAATGAAGTTACTGTTAAGACTGAGAAGCCACCCATGTCCGAAGTGCCTTTAGCCAGAGAAACTAAAAGTAATCTGGATACAGGGAATCTTCCATCTCGGTTAGGGGTTCGGCCTTCACGGTCAGGTGGCCCTTCCCCTGCCACATTAATTTCTTCAGTGTCCAAAATTGCATCACCATCTTCGTTAGGTCCTTCCAGCGATAATGTATCTGTTCTTCCAAAAATACCTCTAAGAAAGGCTGGACCACCTAGGGCATCTACTCTACCACCAGCTTCCTCTAATGTCAGCAGTGCCTCAGCCCAGACATCAAGTGATACCAATAATACCTTAAATCCAATTGCAAACCTTTTAAGCTCTTTAGTTGCAAAAGGTTTGATATCTGCAGAAACAGAGTCACCAGCTAAGGTGCCTTCAGAGTTGCTTACTCGATTGGAAGAACAAAGCGATAGCATTACCACCACTAGCTCTTTGCCTGTGGCTTCAGTGTCTGGTTCTGCCACTGTCCCTGTTCCTTCTACCAAGGATGAGGTAGACGACACTGCAAGAACGCCTATATCATTGTCTGAATCAACCAGCCCAGGAATCAGAAATCTCATTGGCTTAGAGTTTAAGCCTGATGTAATTCGAGAATTCCATTCATCTGTAGTTAGTggattatttgataattttccACATCAGTGCAGCATATGTGGCCATAAGCTTAGATTCCAAGAACAGTTCAATAGACACTTGAAGTGGCATGCCACAAGAGAAAGCGAAGAAAATGGTTTAATTAGTGCATCTAGATGGTATCTGAAGTCAAATGATTGGATTCTTGGCAAGGCTGAGTATCCATCTGAGAATGAGTTTACTGATTCTGTAGATACATATGGCAAAGAAGCAGACAAAAGTCAAGAGGATGCTATGGTTCTAGCAGATGAAAAACAATGCTTGTGTGTGTTGTGTGGTGAGCTATTTGAAGATTTTTACTGTCAGGAAACTGGTGAGTGGATGTTCAAAGGGGCTGTTTACCTGGCCAACTCTGATAGCAAAAGTGAGATGGGAATTAGAGATGTGAGTACTGGAAGGGGTCCTATCATTCATGCAAGTTGCTTATCAGATAACTCAGTTTCCAGTGTCCTCGAGACG GGACAGGATTAA